CCTTCTTCTCCGCTTTCGCGCAAAATGCCCGCATAGCCGGTCAAAAACATTCCGCTGTCTTCGACATGGCGTATGACAAAATCGGGGTTCGATTGCGAAAGAGCCGTCGTCGCTTTCAGCACGAGATTGTTGTTTCTGTCGAGATAAGCTTTTACTTCTCCGTTCGAATCGTTGATCCGGTCGATGACATCGGCAACCGTGTCGGTAGCGTTGTATGCGACTTCGACCGTACCTTCGGGCGCGGAAAAGGTCATCGTACCGGCAAGTCCTATTTGCTCCTGCGAGTTCAATGTATGTCGCCCGGTAAAACGGAAAATATAAGACCTGTCCATTACGCCGTCCGCATCGTAATCGTAATTACCGCGCACGTTTTCGACAAAGGGATGAGACGTAAAAAAGTCGAGACCCGTCGTACCGTTCATGCCGGTTGCGTTACGGTGCACGTCGTTTACCAAATCGGAAAAGTTCATCGTCATCGTGTTGAGCGACTGCATTTCATTTCTGATATCGACATCGCGCAGTTCGATGAGGGAACCGAGTCTCCCGCCTTTTACGACAGCGTCGTTTTTCGTATCGCCCCAGATGAGACGGGGATTTCCGTTATTGTCGATAACCGTACGGAGGTCGAAACTGCGCGGAATGCTGCCCTGAACGAGCACGCGCCCGTCGACGTGTACCATGAATTCGTCTTTGTCGCGGTCGCTCGCCGTACAATTGACAAGCTCGGAAAGCTTATCGACGAGGAGATCCCGCTGGTCGAGCAAATCGTTCGGATTGTCTCCCATACCGCGCGAACGCACGATCTCTCCGTTGAGAGCGGCAATCTGTTCGGCATAATTGTTGATCTGCTTTACCGTCGCATCGATATCGCCGTTTATGATCGTGTTCACTCCCTGCAAACTTTCGTAGCGCTGGTTTATCGTATCGGTGAGCGAAATGCCGCGCGTGACGATCGCCTGACGGGATGCGATGTTTTCCGGATGAATCGACAGTTCCTGCCACGCTTCCCAGAATTTATCCATAGTGCTGCGGATCGAAACGTCGTCGGGTTCGTTGTAAATCTGCTCGAGCATCGTATAGTATTTGCTGCGCGTATCCCAATACGCTTCCTGATTCGCCTGTTCGACGATGCGCCGATCGAGCAGTTCGTCGCGGATCCGCCGTATGCTGGACGCGATAACGCCTTGCCCGATCATGCCCGGCTCTTCGGGACGCTCGAGTTCCGGCAGATACAGCGGATCGAATTCCTTAAATGCGACGCGTTGGCGCGAATAGCCTTCCGTATTCGCATTTGAAATATTGTGACCGGCGGTCGTAATCGCCGTCGTATGCGCCATAATGCTGCGCTTACCGAGCTCTATTCCGGAAAATGTCGAACCCATATATCACCTCACAAAAACGATACAAACTATTTATTGATTTAATATAATGTATTGACGACGACGCTCGACGGCTTTGAACGCATGATCTTTCCCGCCTTCGAATACACCGTCGCCCCGCTTTGAGGAAAGGCTTCGTCGAGCACGCTTTGAATAAAATCCCTCGCAACCGCTATGTAATTGCCGAGCGTTCTGTTTGCCGTCTTCGATTTGACGAGCTTTCCGCGCACTTGCGTCAAAAGCGGCAACGATGCCTTTTTCACTTCGTCGCTTTGCACATCCGAA
This Treponema socranskii subsp. buccale DNA region includes the following protein-coding sequences:
- the flgK gene encoding flagellar hook-associated protein FlgK, which produces MGSTFSGIELGKRSIMAHTTAITTAGHNISNANTEGYSRQRVAFKEFDPLYLPELERPEEPGMIGQGVIASSIRRIRDELLDRRIVEQANQEAYWDTRSKYYTMLEQIYNEPDDVSIRSTMDKFWEAWQELSIHPENIASRQAIVTRGISLTDTINQRYESLQGVNTIINGDIDATVKQINNYAEQIAALNGEIVRSRGMGDNPNDLLDQRDLLVDKLSELVNCTASDRDKDEFMVHVDGRVLVQGSIPRSFDLRTVIDNNGNPRLIWGDTKNDAVVKGGRLGSLIELRDVDIRNEMQSLNTMTMNFSDLVNDVHRNATGMNGTTGLDFFTSHPFVENVRGNYDYDADGVMDRSYIFRFTGRHTLNSQEQIGLAGTMTFSAPEGTVEVAYNATDTVADVIDRINDSNGEVKAYLDRNNNLVLKATTALSQSNPDFVIRHVEDSGMFLTGYAGILRESGEEGAYDYLRADAVDGLADGAQFAVTPQVNPSAYIAVNPLIRGDVKSVAAGFADTRGALASGDGRAAIEIASIRNTQVMIGHKRTFDDYFADSVTNVGLKGEQAATQTTNQNKIMGDLRTLRESVSGVNIDEELADIIKFQHGYNAAASFISTWDNLVDTIINRIRA